The Borrelia hispanica CRI sequence ATTGAAATAAGTAAACTTAGGATAATGTGGGTCTTTAACTTTTTTTTGTGTACGTGTTAAGAATACTTGCAAATACATAATATAATCAGCCAACTTAGCTTCATAAGTACTAAGCTCTTTAAGAGATTCTGTTTTTGGAAGTGTTGGTTCTTCTATTAATGAAGCAATA is a genomic window containing:
- a CDS encoding BBA14 family lipoprotein yields the protein MKIQKIILLSRLISLFLIISCTTIASLIEEPTLPKTESLKELSTYEAKLADYIMYLQVFLTRTQKKVKDPHYPKFTYFN